The following are from one region of the Ptychodera flava strain L36383 chromosome 15, AS_Pfla_20210202, whole genome shotgun sequence genome:
- the LOC139152101 gene encoding eukaryotic translation initiation factor 3 subunit D-like, which translates to MSAHFIPPTIQDNAYGWGPCEIPEQFKDMPYQPFSKGDRLGKVSDWTGTTYQDKRYLGKYNSQFGSGTQYAYYHDEDETTFQLVDTAKIPKPLYQRNRFRVNQRNIRRDRERREQRANAGMQTLTKAQKERQRQMRRLQKQFGNKKWTDNRFQKGPVKNREASVEVKPTWKVVEEMDFPRLSKLKFMDVKDPEDLIRAGSMEYYDKNYDRVSTKLEKKLKRVNRIFHKVTTTDDPVIRKLASKGNVFATDIILATLMCCNRSVYSWDVVVQHVGGKLFFDKRDESEFDLLTVNETATEPPQEEEKHINAPRNLALEATFVNHNFSQQCLKMNNEKYSFEDPNPFQQDESDGEIASVGYRYRKWDLGDGIELIVRCEHDGVIVGSNGETQFLNIKTLNEWDSKQVPGAVEWRQKLDSQRGAILATELKNNSFKLAKWTTVALLANSDQLKFGYVSRVNPKDSSKHVILGTQQFKPSEFASQINLNMENAWGILRCIIDICRKLEEGKYLIMKDPNKPVVRVYSIPDNTFESDEDDDNDEEDDNDDNEEDDD; encoded by the exons GTTTCTGATTGGACAGGAACAACTTACCAAGACAAAAGATATTTAG GAAAATACAATTCCCAGTTTGGTTCAGGCACTCAGTATGCTTACTACCACGATGAAGATGAAACAACCTTCCAACTTGTTGATACAGCTAAGATTCCTAAACCATTGTATCAAAGAAATAGATTCAGAGTCAATCAG CGTAATATCAGAAGAGATCGTGAAAGACGAGAGCAGAGAGCCAATGCTGGAATGCAGACTCTGACTAAAGCACAGAAAGAAAGACAACGTCAAATGAGAAGACTTCAGAAACAGTTTGGCAACAAGAAGTGGACTGACAATAGATTCCAA A AGGGTCCAGTAAAGAACCGTGAGGCTTCTGTGGAAGTGAAACCTACCTGGAAGGTTGTAGAAGAAATGGATTTCCCAAGACTTAGTAAATTGAAATTCATGGATGTCAAGGATCCAGAAGATCT AATCCGTGCTGGATCCATGGAATATTATGATAAGAATTACGATAGAGTATCCACCAAATTGGAAAAGAAGTTGAAGAGAGTGAATCGTATCTTCCACAAAGTAACTACAACTGATGACCCTGTTATAAGGAAG CTTGCCTCAAAGGGGAACGTGTTTGCTACAGACATCATCTTAGCAACCTTGATGTGTTGTAATCGTTCTGTCTACTCCTGGGATGTGGTTGTTCAG CATGTTGGAGGAAAGCTTTTCTTTGACAAGAGAGATGAGTCAGAATTTG ATTTACTAACTGTCAATGAGACAGCCACAGAACCTCCACAGGAAGAGGAGAAACACATCAATGCACCAAGGAATCTAGCTTTGGAGGCAACATTTGTCAACCACAACTTTTCTCAACAATGTCTGAAAATG aataaTGAAAAGTATTCATTTGAAGATCCTAATCCATTTCAGCAAGATGAATCTGATGGTGAGATTGCTTCTGTTGGATACAG GTATCGGAAGTGGGACTTAGGTGATGGCATTGAACTCATAGTGCGATGTGAACATGATGGAGTTATTGTTGGTTCAAATGgagaaacacaatttttgaatatcaaaactCTGAATGAATGGGATTCAAAG CAAGTGCCCGGTGCTGTTGAATGGAGACAAAAGTTAGATTCTCAGCGTGGTGCTATTCTAGCAACAGAGTTGAAGAATAATAGTTTCAAATTAGCTAAGTGGACTACTGTGGCACTGTTGGCTAACTCTGATCAACTTAAATTTGG CTATGTTTCCCGTGTGAATCCTAAAGACTCTTCAAAACACGTCATCCTTGGAACTCAGCAGTTCAAGCCCAGTGAATTTGCTTCTCAAATTAATCTGAACATGGAAAATGCATGGGGAATCCTTCGTTGTATTATTGACATCTGTAGAAAGCTGGAAGAAGGCAAATACCTCATCATGAAAGACCCAAACAAG CCTGTTGTACGAGTCTATAGTATCCCTGATAACACTTTTGAAAGTGATGAAGATGACGACAATGATGAAGAAGATGACAATGATGACAATG AAGAAGACGATGATTAA